Proteins encoded in a region of the Elizabethkingia bruuniana genome:
- a CDS encoding AraC family transcriptional regulator encodes MKPQFLKISSDTLHSFNARKDIMPDVNNKWHYHMVLELIYFRKGSGTQYVGNSIERFKEGDVALIGKNLPHYWLFDAKYFENPKRNKVEIFVIHFGEHFWGEDFLKLPENQTLKKTLALSSRGFQIKGEAKEKLTQLIPEIVESDGTLKIIRLLEALHSISESAEYEFLTSANFKYHFDEDERHRILDIYNYTLSNYTQKITLEDVSEIANLSPNSFCKFFKSRTGKTYTQFVNEIRIGDACQKLIENQMSVKEVCFASGFNNFTSFHECFKNITGKSPLKYQQLYRK; translated from the coding sequence ATGAAGCCACAGTTCCTGAAAATCTCCTCGGATACACTCCATTCCTTCAATGCCCGAAAGGATATAATGCCCGATGTAAACAACAAATGGCACTACCATATGGTCTTGGAACTTATCTATTTCCGAAAAGGTTCGGGGACTCAGTATGTGGGCAATAGTATTGAGCGTTTTAAAGAAGGTGATGTTGCACTTATTGGTAAAAACCTTCCACATTATTGGCTATTTGATGCGAAATACTTTGAAAATCCTAAGAGAAATAAGGTTGAAATTTTTGTAATACATTTTGGGGAACATTTCTGGGGTGAAGATTTCTTAAAACTTCCTGAGAATCAGACATTGAAAAAGACACTGGCACTTAGTTCCAGAGGGTTTCAGATTAAAGGGGAAGCTAAAGAGAAACTTACACAACTCATTCCGGAAATTGTAGAAAGCGACGGAACTCTGAAAATCATACGTCTATTAGAGGCCTTACACAGCATTAGTGAATCTGCTGAATACGAATTTTTAACTTCAGCCAATTTTAAATATCATTTTGATGAAGATGAGAGACACCGGATTCTTGACATTTATAATTATACCTTATCTAACTATACCCAAAAAATAACATTGGAGGATGTATCTGAAATAGCGAACCTTAGTCCTAACTCATTTTGTAAATTTTTTAAATCCCGTACAGGGAAAACTTATACACAATTTGTTAATGAAATCCGAATTGGTGATGCTTGTCAGAAACTTATCGAAAACCAAATGTCTGTAAAAGAAGTTTGCTTTGCGAGTGGCTTCAATAATTTTACCAGCTTTCATGAGTGTTTCAAGAACATCACAGGAAAAAGCCCTCTAAAATATCAACAGCTTTACAGAAAATAA
- a CDS encoding (Fe-S)-binding protein: MKVGLFVPCYIDILYPKVGIATYSLLKKLGVDVSYPTGQTCCGQPMANSGYQHLTCDTDRNFIQQFKDYDAIVAPSGSCVLHIKEHLKGEGKENEDTAIRIRENIYELTEFLTDILKVENLEVSFPHKVGFHQSCHGQRGLKLSGMSELTAPYFSKPEQLLNQVKGIELIELDKQDECCGFGGTFCVAEEAVSSKMGKDRVDDHIKHGAEYIAACDMSCLMHLEGILKREKSTVKVMHIAEILNT, translated from the coding sequence ATGAAAGTTGGATTATTCGTGCCATGTTATATAGATATATTGTATCCTAAAGTTGGGATAGCAACTTATTCTTTATTAAAAAAGCTTGGTGTAGATGTTAGTTATCCGACTGGTCAGACCTGCTGTGGTCAGCCAATGGCCAATTCAGGTTATCAGCATCTTACATGCGATACTGACAGGAATTTTATTCAGCAATTCAAAGATTATGATGCTATTGTCGCTCCTTCAGGAAGTTGTGTTTTACATATTAAAGAACATCTGAAGGGCGAAGGAAAGGAGAATGAAGATACAGCAATACGTATTCGTGAGAATATTTATGAGCTGACAGAATTTTTGACAGATATATTGAAAGTTGAAAATCTTGAAGTTTCTTTTCCTCATAAAGTAGGTTTTCACCAAAGTTGTCATGGACAAAGAGGTTTAAAGCTTTCCGGTATGAGCGAATTAACAGCTCCTTATTTTTCAAAACCTGAACAATTATTAAATCAGGTGAAAGGAATAGAGCTTATAGAATTAGATAAACAGGATGAGTGCTGTGGTTTTGGCGGAACATTTTGTGTTGCTGAAGAGGCCGTATCATCCAAAATGGGTAAAGACAGAGTAGACGATCATATAAAACACGGTGCAGAATATATTGCAGCTTGTGATATGTCTTGCCTTATGCACCTGGAAGGAATTCTGAAAAGAGAGAAAAGCACTGTGAAAGTGATGCACATAGCGGAGATTTTGAATACTTAA
- a CDS encoding lactate utilization protein B, with product MKNHATLAEQFNRDEDRVDWHNKTLWFVREKRDRQSKPIPDWEKLRETASKIKLNVLSNLDTYLIEFEKNALENGIKVHWAKDAAEHNAIVLSVLEKHQVKKMVKSKSMLTEECHLNDYLEKNGIEVTDTDLGERIVQLAKEPPSHIVLPCIHKKKEEIGEIFHEYLNTPKGLSDPQQLTEIARQDLRKKFLQSQAALTGVNFAVAETGEFVVCTNEGNADMGAHLANVHIACMGLEKIIPKREHLGVFLRLLTRSATGQPITTYSSHFRKPREGQEMHLVIVDNGRSEQLGREKFRNSLKCIRCGACFNTCPVYRRSGGHSYHTAVAGPIGSVLSPARNIEEYKDLPFASTLCGSCTNVCPVQIDLHNQLYELRQEVIASGLGEPVKNFSMKLMARSLSNAKKYEKLRKKVKFGYRYTPFLLKSGINPWYKHREMPEMPEESFKEWYKKNVENGK from the coding sequence ATGAAGAATCACGCCACTTTAGCAGAACAATTTAACCGGGATGAAGACCGTGTAGACTGGCATAACAAGACGTTGTGGTTTGTCCGCGAGAAGCGTGACCGACAGAGCAAGCCTATTCCGGATTGGGAAAAGCTAAGAGAAACTGCATCTAAAATAAAACTGAATGTGCTTTCCAATCTCGATACCTATTTAATAGAGTTCGAGAAGAATGCTTTAGAAAACGGCATAAAAGTACACTGGGCTAAAGATGCAGCAGAACATAATGCTATTGTACTTTCTGTTCTGGAGAAACATCAGGTAAAAAAGATGGTGAAAAGTAAGTCTATGCTTACGGAAGAATGTCACCTGAACGATTATCTGGAGAAAAACGGAATAGAAGTAACAGATACCGATTTGGGAGAGCGTATTGTTCAGTTGGCTAAAGAACCGCCAAGTCATATTGTATTGCCATGCATTCATAAGAAGAAAGAAGAAATTGGTGAGATTTTCCATGAGTATCTAAATACCCCAAAAGGCCTTTCCGATCCGCAGCAGCTAACAGAAATAGCGCGCCAGGATCTTAGGAAGAAGTTTTTGCAAAGCCAGGCAGCTTTAACGGGAGTTAACTTTGCTGTTGCAGAAACCGGAGAGTTTGTGGTATGTACCAATGAAGGAAATGCAGATATGGGTGCGCATTTGGCAAACGTACATATTGCCTGTATGGGATTGGAAAAAATAATCCCAAAGCGTGAACATCTGGGCGTTTTTCTTCGTCTTCTTACAAGAAGTGCCACGGGACAGCCTATTACTACCTATTCCAGCCATTTCAGAAAGCCCAGAGAAGGACAGGAAATGCATCTGGTAATTGTGGATAACGGCAGATCTGAGCAGTTAGGCAGAGAGAAATTCCGAAATTCACTGAAGTGTATACGTTGCGGTGCCTGTTTTAATACATGTCCTGTATACAGACGGAGTGGCGGACATAGCTATCATACAGCAGTTGCAGGGCCGATAGGCTCAGTACTAAGCCCGGCACGAAATATTGAAGAGTACAAGGATCTGCCTTTTGCATCTACATTATGTGGTTCATGTACTAATGTATGTCCGGTACAGATTGATTTACATAATCAGCTGTATGAACTAAGACAAGAGGTTATTGCCTCAGGATTGGGAGAGCCGGTGAAAAACTTCTCTATGAAGCTGATGGCAAGGTCACTTTCCAATGCAAAAAAGTATGAGAAGCTTAGAAAGAAAGTGAAATTTGGATATCGCTACACACCATTCCTTCTTAAAAGTGGTATAAACCCTTGGTATAAGCATCGTGAGATGCCTGAAATGCCAGAGGAAAGCTTTAAAGAATGGTATAAAAAGAATGTTGAGAATGGGAAGTAG
- a CDS encoding LutC/YkgG family protein, with protein MGSREEILSRIAKVKPAGNELPEDLSFIPGTGNLLESFVQTARNNGSQVTFVENTEEVLTYLKENIASDKRIISNINALKENLYSDSDEITDSHELENVEVALIEGSIGVAENAAVWITEKQMKYRALPFITQHLFVILAADKIVALMHDAYKIIEIEGGFSSFISGPSKTADIEQSLVIGAHGARSHHIFIMNNQ; from the coding sequence ATGGGAAGTAGAGAAGAAATTTTATCCAGAATTGCAAAAGTAAAGCCTGCAGGAAATGAACTGCCTGAAGACTTATCATTTATACCGGGAACCGGAAACCTTCTGGAGTCTTTTGTGCAAACAGCTCGGAATAATGGTTCGCAGGTTACATTTGTAGAGAATACAGAAGAGGTTTTAACATACCTCAAAGAGAATATAGCATCTGATAAAAGAATAATCTCTAATATCAATGCATTAAAAGAAAATTTGTACAGTGACAGCGATGAAATAACAGATTCGCATGAACTGGAAAATGTAGAAGTTGCTCTTATTGAAGGGAGCATAGGAGTAGCGGAGAATGCTGCAGTATGGATTACAGAAAAGCAAATGAAATATAGGGCATTACCTTTTATCACTCAGCATTTATTTGTGATATTAGCGGCCGATAAAATAGTAGCTCTGATGCATGATGCATATAAAATAATAGAGATAGAAGGTGGATTTTCATCTTTTATTTCAGGACCGTCTAAAACGGCGGATATAGAACAATCACTGGTGATTGGTGCACATGGTGCACGCAGCCACCACATATTTATAATGAATAACCAATAA
- the fucP gene encoding L-fucose:H+ symporter permease, whose protein sequence is MQNITTEQSTKASSERRRGYLFPLILVTSLFFFWGFVHNLDPVLIPHLRKAFQLTDLESSLVDFSIFIAYFLMAIPAGNVMRKYGYKSGIIFGLCLFALGAFLFIPAANTQMYIFFLGALFVIACGLAFLETAANPYVTILGPEETATRRLNFSQSFNGLAAFIAPIVGGKYILSEQSMTDSQLKALPPHELSAYIAQEAASVKGPYLVLGVIIVIVMLLFVFTKLPDIKHEDDGDKSKISHAWRHKHLRWAVVAQFFYVGAQVCVLSFFIRFVVVSAGITEKNAAFYSGLAGLAFMVGRFVGTFFMKYVKPNKLLMIYAVLSMLLTLVAVFGKGDITIYALIGVAFFMSIMFPTIFSLGIADLGKDTKIASSLIVMSIVGGAILPLGLGYISDVTHSIQYGYIVPFICFIVVFAFGKYGWKPTEA, encoded by the coding sequence ATGCAAAACATAACAACAGAGCAATCAACAAAAGCTTCATCAGAAAGGAGGAGAGGCTACCTTTTCCCACTGATTCTCGTTACGAGTCTCTTCTTCTTCTGGGGCTTTGTTCACAACCTGGATCCGGTGCTGATTCCGCACCTGAGAAAGGCTTTTCAGCTGACAGATTTAGAATCTTCCCTTGTGGATTTTTCTATATTTATTGCCTATTTTCTTATGGCAATACCTGCCGGAAATGTTATGCGCAAGTATGGCTATAAAAGTGGAATCATATTTGGGCTCTGCCTGTTTGCATTAGGAGCTTTCCTTTTTATTCCGGCAGCCAATACCCAGATGTACATTTTCTTTTTAGGAGCATTATTTGTAATAGCCTGTGGATTGGCCTTTCTGGAAACAGCAGCTAATCCCTATGTAACTATTTTAGGCCCTGAAGAAACAGCAACACGCAGATTAAACTTTTCACAATCTTTCAACGGACTCGCAGCTTTTATAGCGCCAATCGTTGGAGGTAAATATATTCTGAGTGAACAATCTATGACTGATTCACAACTAAAAGCATTACCTCCACACGAGCTTAGTGCTTACATTGCTCAGGAAGCAGCCAGTGTAAAAGGGCCATATCTGGTTCTGGGAGTTATTATTGTTATTGTAATGCTTTTGTTTGTCTTTACAAAGTTGCCAGACATTAAGCATGAAGACGATGGTGATAAATCTAAAATTTCTCATGCGTGGAGACACAAACATCTTCGCTGGGCAGTTGTTGCACAATTCTTTTATGTAGGAGCGCAGGTATGTGTACTAAGCTTTTTTATACGTTTTGTTGTTGTTTCAGCAGGAATTACGGAAAAAAATGCTGCATTTTATTCAGGATTGGCAGGACTGGCCTTTATGGTTGGAAGATTTGTCGGAACCTTCTTTATGAAATACGTAAAGCCTAATAAACTTTTAATGATCTACGCAGTTCTGAGCATGCTTCTTACTTTGGTAGCAGTATTCGGAAAAGGTGATATTACCATTTATGCGCTTATTGGAGTAGCTTTCTTTATGTCGATAATGTTCCCTACAATTTTTTCACTGGGAATAGCAGATTTGGGTAAAGATACCAAGATAGCATCTTCTCTTATTGTAATGTCTATTGTAGGAGGAGCAATATTGCCATTAGGATTAGGCTATATTTCAGATGTTACCCATAGTATACAGTATGGCTACATCGTACCATTTATATGTTTCATTGTTGTATTTGCTTTTGGTAAATATGGCTGGAAACCAACCGAAGCATAG
- a CDS encoding UxaA family hydrolase: protein MKNKILRINPKDNVLVALQDIEQGEKVLFEGLEYETLEKIPAKHKFFMQDLPQGSEVMMYGVLVGKTQFDVKKGARMSVENTKHAAEPYAYRDVEYAWQAPDISKFEDKTFDGYHRSNGEVGTANYWLFIPTVFCENRNLDIIKEALHNELGYAVGDKYKDYTHHLLEAYQKGEDLENISLNPVVEVKNRVFKNVDGIKFLNHSGGCGGTRQDSATLSKLLASYADHPNVAGITLLSLGCQHLQVDNFKKDLKERNPNFDKPLLVFEQQKTQSEEALIRQAIHDTFIGLTEINKIERKPARLDKLVLGVKCGGSDGFSGISANPSVGYTADLLVGLGGKVLLAEFPELCGAEQEMIDRSVDKETAEKFIKLMTEYDTLAHKVGSGFYMNPSPGNIKDGLITDAIKSVGAARKGGLSPVADVLDYTEKATKPGLSLVCTPGNDVEATTGKAASGATLILFTTGLGTPTGNPVCPTIKVATNTSLAIRMSDIIDIDTGPIIEGSKTIAEMGEDILDYCIEVASGRIIPKAVLLNQDDFIPWKRGVSL, encoded by the coding sequence ATGAAAAATAAAATATTGAGAATTAACCCAAAGGACAATGTCTTAGTGGCACTACAAGATATTGAACAGGGTGAGAAAGTCCTTTTTGAAGGACTGGAATATGAAACCTTAGAGAAAATTCCAGCAAAGCATAAATTCTTCATGCAGGATCTTCCGCAGGGAAGTGAAGTAATGATGTACGGTGTTCTGGTTGGAAAAACACAGTTCGATGTGAAGAAAGGAGCAAGGATGAGTGTAGAAAATACCAAGCATGCAGCAGAACCTTATGCATACCGCGATGTGGAATATGCATGGCAGGCACCTGATATCTCAAAGTTTGAAGATAAAACTTTTGATGGCTATCACCGCAGCAATGGCGAAGTAGGAACAGCTAATTATTGGTTGTTTATTCCTACGGTATTTTGTGAAAACAGGAACCTTGACATCATTAAAGAAGCCTTGCACAACGAACTCGGATATGCTGTAGGAGATAAATATAAAGACTATACCCATCATTTACTGGAAGCCTATCAGAAAGGTGAAGATTTAGAAAACATATCTTTAAATCCAGTTGTGGAAGTAAAGAATCGTGTTTTCAAAAATGTAGACGGTATAAAATTCCTGAATCATAGCGGTGGCTGTGGCGGAACCAGACAGGATTCTGCAACGCTTAGTAAGCTATTAGCATCCTATGCAGACCATCCGAATGTTGCCGGAATTACTTTGCTTAGCCTCGGTTGTCAGCATCTTCAGGTAGATAACTTTAAGAAAGATTTAAAAGAGAGAAATCCTAATTTCGATAAACCCCTTCTGGTATTTGAACAGCAAAAGACACAAAGTGAAGAAGCTTTAATCAGACAGGCTATTCATGATACTTTTATCGGGCTTACGGAAATTAATAAAATAGAAAGAAAGCCGGCAAGACTGGATAAATTGGTATTGGGTGTTAAATGTGGCGGAAGTGATGGATTCAGCGGAATCTCTGCGAATCCGTCTGTAGGCTATACAGCCGATTTGTTAGTAGGATTAGGCGGGAAAGTATTACTGGCTGAGTTTCCGGAATTGTGCGGAGCCGAGCAGGAAATGATCGACCGCTCTGTGGATAAAGAAACTGCCGAGAAATTTATCAAACTCATGACAGAATATGATACATTAGCACATAAAGTTGGTTCAGGTTTTTATATGAACCCATCACCGGGAAATATAAAAGATGGTCTTATTACTGATGCTATAAAATCTGTCGGAGCAGCCAGAAAAGGAGGCCTTTCTCCGGTAGCTGATGTCTTGGATTATACCGAGAAAGCAACAAAACCCGGATTGAGTTTAGTTTGTACTCCCGGAAATGATGTAGAAGCAACAACAGGAAAAGCAGCTTCCGGAGCTACCTTAATATTATTTACGACAGGATTGGGAACACCAACGGGGAATCCGGTTTGTCCTACCATAAAAGTAGCAACCAATACATCATTGGCGATCAGAATGTCCGATATTATAGATATCGATACAGGACCAATTATAGAAGGAAGCAAGACTATTGCAGAAATGGGAGAAGATATTCTCGATTATTGTATAGAAGTGGCAAGCGGTAGAATTATACCAAAAGCTGTTTTACTCAATCAAGATGATTTTATCCCCTGGAAAAGAGGAGTGAGTTTATAA
- a CDS encoding SDR family NAD(P)-dependent oxidoreductase, with translation MFSLKNKKAVITGGGSGIGKAISELFAEQGAEVHILEISEANGAEALSEIEAKGGKAYVHVCDVSNHQQIKDLFTSIGAINILVNNAGIAHVGKADNTSEEDFDKIVNVNIKGVYNCLHAAIPQLKESGNAVILNLASIAALVGIPDRFAYSTAKGAVKAMTMSVAKDYIHDNIRCNSISPARVHTPFVDGFLQKNYPDRIEEMFQNLSKTQPIGRMANPKEIAALALYLCSDEASFITGCDYPIDGGFTTLNN, from the coding sequence ATGTTTTCATTAAAAAATAAAAAAGCAGTAATTACAGGAGGAGGAAGTGGTATTGGAAAAGCTATTTCCGAATTATTTGCCGAGCAGGGAGCGGAAGTTCATATCCTGGAAATTAGTGAAGCCAACGGAGCAGAGGCATTATCCGAAATAGAAGCAAAAGGAGGGAAAGCCTATGTTCATGTTTGTGATGTATCCAATCACCAACAGATAAAAGACTTGTTTACAAGCATAGGAGCCATTAATATATTGGTAAATAATGCCGGTATTGCCCATGTTGGTAAAGCAGATAATACCTCAGAAGAAGATTTTGATAAGATAGTAAATGTAAATATCAAGGGAGTTTATAACTGTTTACATGCAGCTATTCCACAATTGAAAGAATCCGGAAATGCAGTTATTCTTAATCTTGCATCTATTGCGGCATTGGTAGGTATTCCGGACAGATTTGCTTATAGTACTGCAAAAGGAGCTGTAAAAGCGATGACGATGAGTGTGGCCAAAGACTACATCCATGATAATATCCGTTGTAATTCTATTTCTCCGGCTAGAGTACATACACCTTTTGTAGATGGTTTTTTACAGAAAAATTATCCTGACAGAATAGAGGAAATGTTTCAGAACCTTTCCAAAACCCAACCAATAGGAAGAATGGCGAATCCAAAAGAAATTGCAGCACTGGCATTGTATTTATGCAGTGATGAAGCTTCTTTTATTACAGGATGCGATTACCCGATTGACGGAGGTTTTACAACATTAAACAACTAA
- a CDS encoding fumarylacetoacetate hydrolase family protein: protein MKLIRYGAEGQEKPGVIIDEKYYDVSHLVNDYDEKFFSGNAIEELKEKIAAGGLTEVDQDVRLGAPLARPSKIVCVGLNYKDHAEETNMPIPSEPILFFKSTSALVGPNDDLIIPKNSTKTDWEVELAIIIGKKASYVEMENALDHVAGYALHNDYSERAFQIERNGQWVKGKSADTFAPLGPFIATKDEIKDVNNLRLWLKVNDKKVQDGNTSNFIFDVAYIVSYISQFMTLLPGDVISTGTPAGVGMGQKPEAWYLNPGDVVELGIEGLGTSKQNVKAYS, encoded by the coding sequence ATGAAACTAATAAGATACGGAGCGGAAGGACAAGAAAAACCAGGTGTTATTATTGATGAGAAATACTACGATGTTTCTCACCTGGTGAATGATTATGATGAAAAGTTTTTCTCCGGGAATGCTATTGAAGAGTTAAAAGAAAAAATTGCTGCCGGCGGACTTACCGAAGTTGATCAGGATGTAAGACTGGGCGCGCCACTGGCAAGACCTTCAAAAATTGTTTGCGTAGGACTTAATTATAAGGACCATGCCGAAGAAACTAATATGCCTATACCATCTGAACCTATTTTGTTTTTTAAATCTACTTCAGCCTTAGTTGGTCCTAACGACGATCTGATAATTCCCAAAAACAGCACTAAAACAGACTGGGAGGTTGAACTGGCTATTATAATAGGAAAAAAAGCCAGCTATGTGGAAATGGAAAATGCATTGGATCATGTTGCAGGCTATGCTTTGCACAATGATTACAGCGAAAGAGCTTTCCAGATCGAAAGAAACGGGCAATGGGTAAAAGGAAAAAGTGCAGATACATTTGCACCACTAGGTCCTTTTATCGCCACAAAAGATGAAATAAAAGATGTTAATAACTTGAGACTTTGGCTGAAAGTAAATGACAAAAAGGTTCAGGATGGTAATACTTCAAACTTTATCTTTGATGTAGCTTATATAGTAAGTTATATCAGTCAGTTTATGACCTTACTCCCGGGAGATGTAATTTCCACCGGAACACCTGCAGGAGTAGGAATGGGACAGAAACCAGAAGCATGGTATCTGAATCCGGGAGATGTAGTAGAATTAGGAATAGAAGGACTGGGAACAAGTAAACAAAATGTAAAAGCTTATTCCTAA
- a CDS encoding L-rhamnose mutarotase, whose translation MRKYALALDLKDDDELIRQYEEYNKQVWPEILESIKNSGIQNMEIYRTDNRLFMIMEVGDDFSFDVKAEADAGNPKVQEWEKLMWDYQQALPKSKPGEKWVLMNKIFSL comes from the coding sequence ATGAGAAAATATGCACTAGCTTTAGACCTTAAAGACGACGACGAGTTAATTCGTCAATATGAAGAATACAACAAACAGGTATGGCCTGAAATTCTGGAAAGCATCAAAAATTCCGGAATACAGAATATGGAAATCTACCGTACAGATAACCGACTTTTTATGATAATGGAAGTTGGAGATGATTTTTCTTTCGACGTAAAGGCTGAAGCAGATGCAGGAAACCCGAAAGTTCAGGAATGGGAAAAGCTGATGTGGGATTATCAGCAGGCATTACCCAAATCTAAGCCTGGCGAAAAATGGGTGTTAATGAACAAAATATTTAGTCTGTAG
- a CDS encoding amidohydrolase family protein — MIDTHVHFWQYDEVRDSWIDDSMEVIRKDFLPSDIEELLVSNSVEGIVAVQADQSIAETRFLLDLAENNPRILGIVGWIDFLSDNFEEQLHTYRKYSKLKGWRHIVQAEPEGFLAYPQFVDNVKKLKEYNYIYDILVYYSQLEEAIEFAEKLPEQKLVLDHMGKPDLKTPEIDHWKKNITVLAKSANVYCKLSGLVTEAEKGKWTKEMLEPYLDVIFENFGTSRIMFGSDWPVMLLNTNYTEWIQLVKDYIQRFSKEEQQQILRGNAVDFYNL; from the coding sequence ATGATAGACACTCACGTTCATTTCTGGCAATATGATGAGGTCCGCGATAGCTGGATCGATGATAGTATGGAAGTTATCCGCAAAGACTTTCTGCCTTCTGATATTGAAGAATTGCTGGTAAGTAACAGCGTTGAGGGAATTGTTGCTGTACAGGCAGATCAGAGTATTGCAGAAACCAGATTTTTGCTGGATCTTGCAGAAAATAACCCTAGGATATTGGGCATTGTTGGCTGGATAGATTTCCTGAGTGATAATTTCGAAGAGCAGCTGCATACCTATAGAAAATATTCTAAACTAAAAGGCTGGAGGCATATTGTGCAGGCAGAACCGGAAGGCTTTTTAGCTTATCCACAGTTTGTGGATAACGTAAAAAAGCTGAAAGAATATAATTATATCTATGATATTCTGGTCTATTATTCGCAATTGGAAGAAGCCATTGAGTTTGCTGAAAAGCTTCCTGAGCAAAAACTGGTTTTGGATCATATGGGTAAACCAGATTTAAAAACACCAGAGATAGATCATTGGAAAAAGAATATTACAGTATTGGCCAAATCTGCAAATGTGTATTGCAAACTTTCCGGATTGGTTACTGAAGCTGAAAAAGGAAAGTGGACAAAAGAAATGCTGGAACCTTATTTAGATGTAATTTTCGAAAATTTTGGGACATCCAGAATAATGTTTGGGAGTGATTGGCCGGTAATGCTTCTGAACACCAATTATACAGAATGGATACAGCTGGTAAAAGACTATATACAAAGATTTAGTAAAGAAGAGCAGCAACAAATCCTGAGAGGAAATGCTGTTGATTTTTATAATTTATAG
- a CDS encoding SDR family oxidoreductase, with the protein MDLQLENKIIIVSGGAKGIGEGIVRVLAQEKAIPVIIGRSAEDNQKLIDDLAEKNLTAHAVVAELTQPEECRKAIDEIITKFGRIDGLVNNAGVNDGVGLENGSYEAFMQSLHKNLIHYYLLAHYALPALKESKGSIVNIGSKTSETGQGGTSAYAASNGGRSGLTRDWAVELLPYSIRVNAVIVAEAYTPLYEKWIKTFDNPEAKLKSITDKIPFEKRMTTTEEIANMVVFLLSEKSSHTTGQLIHVDGGYVHLDRAL; encoded by the coding sequence ATGGATTTACAACTTGAAAATAAAATTATCATTGTAAGTGGCGGGGCCAAAGGTATTGGTGAAGGTATTGTACGGGTATTGGCTCAGGAAAAAGCAATTCCTGTTATCATCGGAAGAAGCGCTGAAGACAATCAGAAACTTATTGATGATTTAGCCGAAAAAAATCTGACAGCTCATGCTGTAGTTGCCGAATTGACTCAGCCTGAGGAATGCAGAAAAGCTATAGATGAGATTATTACAAAGTTCGGAAGAATTGATGGGTTGGTAAATAACGCAGGAGTTAATGACGGAGTAGGGTTGGAGAATGGAAGTTATGAGGCTTTTATGCAGTCATTGCACAAAAATCTTATTCATTATTATCTTCTGGCTCATTATGCACTTCCTGCGCTGAAAGAAAGTAAAGGATCGATTGTAAATATAGGAAGCAAAACTTCTGAAACCGGGCAAGGCGGAACTTCTGCTTATGCAGCATCCAATGGCGGAAGAAGTGGGTTGACCAGAGACTGGGCTGTAGAATTATTGCCTTACAGCATCAGGGTAAATGCTGTAATTGTTGCCGAAGCGTATACACCGTTATATGAAAAGTGGATTAAGACTTTTGATAATCCTGAGGCTAAATTGAAATCTATAACAGATAAAATTCCATTTGAAAAAAGAATGACTACAACTGAGGAAATTGCCAATATGGTTGTATTTCTGCTCTCAGAAAAGTCCAGCCATACAACAGGGCAATTGATTCATGTCGATGGTGGCTATGTACACCTGGACAGAGCTTTATAA